Proteins encoded by one window of Castor canadensis chromosome 2, mCasCan1.hap1v2, whole genome shotgun sequence:
- the Npvf gene encoding pro-FMRFamide-related neuropeptide VF, whose product MEIISSKRFILLTLATSSLLTSNISCADELMVTHLHSKGNYDKYSEPRGTPKGENERSINFQELKDWRPKNVIKMNTPTANKMPHLAANLPLRFGRTMKKARGPVENVNLPLRFGRNMEPSILRHVPNLPQRFGRITTAKSVTKTMSDLIQESMHSLPPSELLYSIPCQHQELQHPDQKQPRRLIFKEKDDAEGKQ is encoded by the exons atggaaattatttcatCAAAACGATTCATTTTATTGACTTTAGCCACTTCAAGCTTGTTAACATCAAACATCTCTTGTGCAGATGAATTAATGGTGACCcatcttcacagcaaaggaaattatGACAAATATTCTGAG CCTAGAGGAACCccaaaaggggaaaatgaaagaagtATCAATTTTCAAGAACTAAAAGATTGGAGACCAAAAAATGTCATTAAGATGAATACACCCACAGCCAACAAAATGCCACACTTGGCAGCTAACCTGCCATTGAGATTCGGGAGGACCATGAAAAAAGCAAGAGGCCCTGTGGAGAATGTCAACCTGCCTCTGAGATTTGGAAGAAATATGGAACCAAGCATCTTGAGACATGTTCCTAACCTGCCCCAAAGGTTTGGGAGAATAACAACAGCCAAAAGTGTCACTAAGACAATGAGTGATTTGATCCAAGAATCCATGCATTCACTGCCTCCCAGTGAGCTACTTTACTCCATACCCTGCCAGCACCAAGAACTCCAGCATCCTGACCAAAAACAACCAAG GAGACtgatattcaaggaaaaagaTGATGcagaaggaaaacaataa